The following coding sequences are from one Eptesicus fuscus isolate TK198812 chromosome 7, DD_ASM_mEF_20220401, whole genome shotgun sequence window:
- the FMNL3 gene encoding formin-like protein 3 isoform X1, whose protein sequence is MGNLESADGGPGEPPSVSLLPPPGKMPMPEPCELEERFALVLSSMNLPPDKARLLRQYDNEKKWDLICDQERFQVKNPPHTYIQKLQSFLDPSVTRKKFRRRVQESTKVLRELEISLRTNHIGWVREFLNDENKGLDVLVDYLSFAQCSVMFDFEGLESGDDGAFDKLRSWSRSIEDLQPPSALSAPFTNSLARSARQSVLRYSTLPGRRALKNSRLVSQKDDVHVCILCLRAIMNYQYGFNLVMSHPHAVNEIALSLNNKNPRTKALVLELLAAVCLVRGGHEIILAAFDNFKEVCKELHRFEKLMEYFRNEDSNIDFMVACMQFINIVVHSVEDMNFRVHLQYEFTKLGLEEFLQKSRHTESEKLQVQIQAYLENVFDVGGLLEDAETKNVALEKVEELEEHVSHLTEKLLDLENENMMRVAELEKQLLQREKELESIKETYENTSHQVHTLRRLIKEKEEAFQRRCHLEPNARDLESVGSEALARVGPAELSVGMPSSDLDLLAPAPPPEEALPLPPPPAPPLPPPPPPLPDKCPPAPPLPGAAPSVVLTVGLSAIRIKKPIKTKFRLPVFNWTALKPNQISGTVFSELDDEKILEDLDLDKFEDLFKTKAQGPALDLICSKNKTAQKAASKVTLLEANRAKNLAITLRKAGRSAEEICRAIHTYDLQTLPVDFVECLMRFLPTEAEVKLLRQYERERQPLEELAAEDRFMLLFSKVERLTQRMAGMAFLGNFQDNLQMLTPQLNAIIAASASVKSSQKLKQMLEIILALGNYMNSSKRGAVYGFKLQSLDLLLDTKSTDRKMTLLHFIALTVKEKYPDLANFWHELHFVEKAAAVSLENVLLDVKELGRGMELIRRECSMHDNSVLRSFLSTNEGKLDKLQRDAKTAEEAYNAVVRYFGESPKTTPPSVFFPVFVRFIRSYKEAEQENEARKKQEEVMREKQLAQEAKKLDAKTPSQRNKWQQQELIAELRRRQAKEHRPVYEGKDGTIEDIITVLKSVPFTARTAKRGSRFFCDAAHHDESNC, encoded by the exons AGCTCCATGAACCTGCCCCCTGACAAGGCCCGGCTCCTGCGGCAGTACGACAATGAGAAGAAGTGGGATCTGATCTGTGACCAG GAACGGTTCCAGGTGAAGAACCCCCCACATACTTATATCCAGAAACTCCAGAGCTTCTTGGACCCCAGTGTAACTCGGAAG AAGTTTAGGAGGAGAGTGCAGGAGTCCACCAAAGTACTGAGGGAGCTGGAGATCTCGCTTCGTACCAACCACATTGG GTGGGTGCGGGAGTTTTTGAATGATGAAAACAAAGGCCTGGATGTGCTGGTGGATTACCTGTCCTTTGCCCAATGTTCTGTCAT GTTTGACTTTGAGGGTCTGGAGAGTGGTGACGACGGTGCATTTGACAAGCTCCGGTCCTGGAGCAGGTCCATTGAGGACCTGCAGCCACCCAGCGCCCTGTCAGCCCCCTTCACCAACAGCCTCGCTCGCTCTGCGCGCCAGTCTGTGCTCCG GTACAGCACTCTTCCTGGGCGCAGGGCCCTGAAGAACTCCCGCCTGGTGAGCCAGAAGGATGATGTCCATGTCTGCATCCTTTGTCTCAGAGCCATCATGAACTATCAG TACGGATTCAACCTGGTCATGTCCCACCCGCATGCTGTCAACGAGATTGCACTCAGTCTCAACAACAAGAATCCAAG GACCAAAGCCCTTGTCTTGGAGCTCCTAGCAGCCGTGTGTTTGGTGCGGGGAGGACACGAAATCATTCTTGCTGCCTTTGACAACTTCAAAGAG GTATGCAAGGAGCTGCACCGCTTTGAGAAGCTGATGGAGTACTTCCGGAATGAGGACAGCAACATCGACTTCATG GTGGCCTGCATGCAGTTTATCAACATTGTGGTGCACTCGGTGGAGGATATGAACTTCCGGGTCCACCTGCAGTATGAGTTTActaagctggggctggaggagttCCTGCAG AAGTCAAGGCACACAGAGAGCGAGAAGCTGCAGGTGCAGATCCAGGCGTACCTGGAGAATGTGTTTGACGTGGGGGGTTTGTTGGAGGATGCCGAGACCAAGAACGTGGCcctggagaaggtggaggagctggaggagcatGTGTCGCAC CTCACAGAGAAGCTTCTGGACCTAGAGAACGAGAACATGATGCGGGTGGCGGAGCTGGAGAAGCAGCTGCTGCAGCGGGAGAAGGAACTTGAGAGCATCAAg GAGACTTATGAGAACACGAGCCACCAGGTGCACACCCTGCGGCGGCTCattaaagagaaggaggaggcctTCCAGCGCCGGTGCCACTTGGAGCCCAATGCCCGGGACTTAGAGTCAGTGGGCAGCGAGGCCCTGGCCCGGGTGGGCCCTGCAGAGCTGAGCGTGGGCATGCCATCCTCTGACCTGGACCTCCtggctccagccccgccccctgaggAGGCCCTCCCTTtgccccctccacctgctcctcccttgccccctccacctccccctttaCCAG ACAAGTGTCCTCCCGCCCCACCTCTCCCTGGTGCTGCTCCCTCTGTGGTGCTGACAGTAGGCCTGTCAG CCATTCGCATCAAGAAGCCTATCAAGACCAAGTTCCGGCTGCCTGTCTTTAACTGGACCGCACTGAAACCCAACCAGATCAGTGGCACTGTCTTCAGCGAACTTGATGATGAGAAGATCTTGGAG GACCTGGACCTGGACAAGTTTGAAGACCTGTTCAAGACGAAAGCTCAGGGCCCTGCCCTTGACCTCATCTGCTCTAAGAACAAGACAGCACAAAAGGCTGCCAGCAAGGTGACCCTGTTGGAAGCCAATCGTGCCAAGAACCTGGCCATCACCCTACGCAAGGCTGGCCGCTCAGCTGAGGAGATCTGCAGGGCCATCCACAC GTACGACCTACAGACACTACCTGTGGACTTCGTGGAGTGCCTGATGCGCTTCCTGCCCACAGAGGCCGAAGTGAAGCTGCTGCGGCAATACGAACGGGAGCGGCAGCCCTTGGAGGAGCTGGCGGCTGAGGACCGCTTCATGCTGCTCTTCAGCAAGGTGGAGCGGCTGACCCAGCGAATGGCAGGCATGGCCTTCCTGGGCAACTTCCAGGACAACCTGCAGATGCTCACACCG CAACTCAATGCCATCATTGCGGCCTCTGCCTCTGTCAAGTCCTCACAGAAGCTGAAGCAGAtgttggag ATCATACTTGCACTAGGGAACTACATGAACAGCAGCAAGCGGGGCGCTGTGTACGGCTTCAAGCTCCAGAGCCTGGATCTG CTGCTGGACACCAAGTCCACTGACAGGAAGATGACATTGCTGCATTTCATCGCCTTGACGGTGAAGGAGAAATACCCAGACCTGGCCAACTTCTGGCACGAGCTGCACTTTGTGGAGAAGGCTGCAGCAG TGTCCCTGGAGAATGTGCTGCTAGATGTGAAGGAGCTGGGCCGGGGCATGGAGCTGATTCGGCGCGAGTGCAGTATGCATGACAACAGCGTCCTCCGGAGCTTCCTCAGCACCAATGAAGGCAAACTGGACAAGCTCCAGCGTGACGCCAAGACAGCGGAG GAGGCCTACAACGCAGTTGTGCGCTACTTCGGTGAGAGTCCCAAGACCACACCTCCTTCTGTATTCTTCCCAGTATTTGTCCGATTCATTCGTTCTTACAAG GAAGCAGAACAAGAGAATGAAGCCCGCAAGAAGCAGGAGGAGGTAATGCGGGAGAAGCAGCTGGCTCAGGAAGCCAAGAAACTGGATGCCAAG ACCCCATCCCAGCGGAACAAGTGGCAACAGCAGGAGCTAATTGCCGAGTtgaggcggcgccaggccaaggagCACAGGCCTGTGTACGAGGGGAAAGATGGTACCATTGAGGACATCATCACAG tgCTGAAGAGTGTCCCTTTCACGGCCCGTACTGCCAAGAGGGGCTCACGCTTCTTCTGTGATGCAGCCCACCATGATGAGTCAAACTGTTAA
- the FMNL3 gene encoding formin-like protein 3 isoform X3: protein MGNLESADGGPGEPPSVSLLPPPGKMPMPEPCELEERFALVLSSMNLPPDKARLLRQYDNEKKWDLICDQERFQVKNPPHTYIQKLQSFLDPSVTRKKFRRRVQESTKVLRELEISLRTNHIGWVREFLNDENKGLDVLVDYLSFAQCSVMFDFEGLESGDDGAFDKLRSWSRSIEDLQPPSALSAPFTNSLARSARQSVLRYSTLPGRRALKNSRLVSQKDDVHVCILCLRAIMNYQYGFNLVMSHPHAVNEIALSLNNKNPRTKALVLELLAAVCLVRGGHEIILAAFDNFKEVCKELHRFEKLMEYFRNEDSNIDFMVACMQFINIVVHSVEDMNFRVHLQYEFTKLGLEEFLQKSRHTESEKLQVQIQAYLENVFDVGGLLEDAETKNVALEKVEELEEHVSHLTEKLLDLENENMMRVAELEKQLLQREKELESIKETYENTSHQVHTLRRLIKEKEEAFQRRCHLEPNARDLESVGSEALARVGPAELSVGMPSSDLDLLAPAPPPEEALPLPPPPAPPLPPPPPPLPDKCPPAPPLPGAAPSVVLTVGLSAIRIKKPIKTKFRLPVFNWTALKPNQISGTVFSELDDEKILEDLDLDKFEDLFKTKAQGPALDLICSKNKTAQKAASKVTLLEANRAKNLAITLRKAGRSAEEICRAIHTYDLQTLPVDFVECLMRFLPTEAEVKLLRQYERERQPLEELAAEDRFMLLFSKVERLTQRMAGMAFLGNFQDNLQMLTPQLNAIIAASASVKSSQKLKQMLEIILALGNYMNSSKRGAVYGFKLQSLDLLLDTKSTDRKMTLLHFIALTVKEKYPDLANFWHELHFVEKAAAVSLENVLLDVKELGRGMELIRRECSMHDNSVLRSFLSTNEGKLDKLQRDAKTAEEAYNAVVRYFGESPKTTPPSVFFPVFVRFIRSYKEAEQENEARKKQEEVMREKQLAQEAKKLDAKTPSQRNKWQQQELIAELRRRQAKEHRPVYEGKDGTIEDIITGLHQPIVVRHQARSVAPPSGPPRAPGPH from the exons AGCTCCATGAACCTGCCCCCTGACAAGGCCCGGCTCCTGCGGCAGTACGACAATGAGAAGAAGTGGGATCTGATCTGTGACCAG GAACGGTTCCAGGTGAAGAACCCCCCACATACTTATATCCAGAAACTCCAGAGCTTCTTGGACCCCAGTGTAACTCGGAAG AAGTTTAGGAGGAGAGTGCAGGAGTCCACCAAAGTACTGAGGGAGCTGGAGATCTCGCTTCGTACCAACCACATTGG GTGGGTGCGGGAGTTTTTGAATGATGAAAACAAAGGCCTGGATGTGCTGGTGGATTACCTGTCCTTTGCCCAATGTTCTGTCAT GTTTGACTTTGAGGGTCTGGAGAGTGGTGACGACGGTGCATTTGACAAGCTCCGGTCCTGGAGCAGGTCCATTGAGGACCTGCAGCCACCCAGCGCCCTGTCAGCCCCCTTCACCAACAGCCTCGCTCGCTCTGCGCGCCAGTCTGTGCTCCG GTACAGCACTCTTCCTGGGCGCAGGGCCCTGAAGAACTCCCGCCTGGTGAGCCAGAAGGATGATGTCCATGTCTGCATCCTTTGTCTCAGAGCCATCATGAACTATCAG TACGGATTCAACCTGGTCATGTCCCACCCGCATGCTGTCAACGAGATTGCACTCAGTCTCAACAACAAGAATCCAAG GACCAAAGCCCTTGTCTTGGAGCTCCTAGCAGCCGTGTGTTTGGTGCGGGGAGGACACGAAATCATTCTTGCTGCCTTTGACAACTTCAAAGAG GTATGCAAGGAGCTGCACCGCTTTGAGAAGCTGATGGAGTACTTCCGGAATGAGGACAGCAACATCGACTTCATG GTGGCCTGCATGCAGTTTATCAACATTGTGGTGCACTCGGTGGAGGATATGAACTTCCGGGTCCACCTGCAGTATGAGTTTActaagctggggctggaggagttCCTGCAG AAGTCAAGGCACACAGAGAGCGAGAAGCTGCAGGTGCAGATCCAGGCGTACCTGGAGAATGTGTTTGACGTGGGGGGTTTGTTGGAGGATGCCGAGACCAAGAACGTGGCcctggagaaggtggaggagctggaggagcatGTGTCGCAC CTCACAGAGAAGCTTCTGGACCTAGAGAACGAGAACATGATGCGGGTGGCGGAGCTGGAGAAGCAGCTGCTGCAGCGGGAGAAGGAACTTGAGAGCATCAAg GAGACTTATGAGAACACGAGCCACCAGGTGCACACCCTGCGGCGGCTCattaaagagaaggaggaggcctTCCAGCGCCGGTGCCACTTGGAGCCCAATGCCCGGGACTTAGAGTCAGTGGGCAGCGAGGCCCTGGCCCGGGTGGGCCCTGCAGAGCTGAGCGTGGGCATGCCATCCTCTGACCTGGACCTCCtggctccagccccgccccctgaggAGGCCCTCCCTTtgccccctccacctgctcctcccttgccccctccacctccccctttaCCAG ACAAGTGTCCTCCCGCCCCACCTCTCCCTGGTGCTGCTCCCTCTGTGGTGCTGACAGTAGGCCTGTCAG CCATTCGCATCAAGAAGCCTATCAAGACCAAGTTCCGGCTGCCTGTCTTTAACTGGACCGCACTGAAACCCAACCAGATCAGTGGCACTGTCTTCAGCGAACTTGATGATGAGAAGATCTTGGAG GACCTGGACCTGGACAAGTTTGAAGACCTGTTCAAGACGAAAGCTCAGGGCCCTGCCCTTGACCTCATCTGCTCTAAGAACAAGACAGCACAAAAGGCTGCCAGCAAGGTGACCCTGTTGGAAGCCAATCGTGCCAAGAACCTGGCCATCACCCTACGCAAGGCTGGCCGCTCAGCTGAGGAGATCTGCAGGGCCATCCACAC GTACGACCTACAGACACTACCTGTGGACTTCGTGGAGTGCCTGATGCGCTTCCTGCCCACAGAGGCCGAAGTGAAGCTGCTGCGGCAATACGAACGGGAGCGGCAGCCCTTGGAGGAGCTGGCGGCTGAGGACCGCTTCATGCTGCTCTTCAGCAAGGTGGAGCGGCTGACCCAGCGAATGGCAGGCATGGCCTTCCTGGGCAACTTCCAGGACAACCTGCAGATGCTCACACCG CAACTCAATGCCATCATTGCGGCCTCTGCCTCTGTCAAGTCCTCACAGAAGCTGAAGCAGAtgttggag ATCATACTTGCACTAGGGAACTACATGAACAGCAGCAAGCGGGGCGCTGTGTACGGCTTCAAGCTCCAGAGCCTGGATCTG CTGCTGGACACCAAGTCCACTGACAGGAAGATGACATTGCTGCATTTCATCGCCTTGACGGTGAAGGAGAAATACCCAGACCTGGCCAACTTCTGGCACGAGCTGCACTTTGTGGAGAAGGCTGCAGCAG TGTCCCTGGAGAATGTGCTGCTAGATGTGAAGGAGCTGGGCCGGGGCATGGAGCTGATTCGGCGCGAGTGCAGTATGCATGACAACAGCGTCCTCCGGAGCTTCCTCAGCACCAATGAAGGCAAACTGGACAAGCTCCAGCGTGACGCCAAGACAGCGGAG GAGGCCTACAACGCAGTTGTGCGCTACTTCGGTGAGAGTCCCAAGACCACACCTCCTTCTGTATTCTTCCCAGTATTTGTCCGATTCATTCGTTCTTACAAG GAAGCAGAACAAGAGAATGAAGCCCGCAAGAAGCAGGAGGAGGTAATGCGGGAGAAGCAGCTGGCTCAGGAAGCCAAGAAACTGGATGCCAAG ACCCCATCCCAGCGGAACAAGTGGCAACAGCAGGAGCTAATTGCCGAGTtgaggcggcgccaggccaaggagCACAGGCCTGTGTACGAGGGGAAAGATGGTACCATTGAGGACATCATCACAG GTCTCCACCAGCCCATTGTCGTTCGCCACCAAGCCAGGAGTGTGGCCCCACCCAGTGGCCCACCTCGGGCGCCAGGCCCCCACTGA
- the FMNL3 gene encoding formin-like protein 3 isoform X5 — translation MGNLESADGGPGEPPSVSLLPPPGKMPMPEPCELEERFALVLSSMNLPPDKARLLRQYDNEKKWDLICDQERFQVKNPPHTYIQKLQSFLDPSVTRKKFRRRVQESTKVLRELEISLRTNHIGWVREFLNDENKGLDVLVDYLSFAQCSVMYSTLPGRRALKNSRLVSQKDDVHVCILCLRAIMNYQYGFNLVMSHPHAVNEIALSLNNKNPRTKALVLELLAAVCLVRGGHEIILAAFDNFKEVCKELHRFEKLMEYFRNEDSNIDFMVACMQFINIVVHSVEDMNFRVHLQYEFTKLGLEEFLQKSRHTESEKLQVQIQAYLENVFDVGGLLEDAETKNVALEKVEELEEHVSHLTEKLLDLENENMMRVAELEKQLLQREKELESIKETYENTSHQVHTLRRLIKEKEEAFQRRCHLEPNARDLESVGSEALARVGPAELSVGMPSSDLDLLAPAPPPEEALPLPPPPAPPLPPPPPPLPDKCPPAPPLPGAAPSVVLTVGLSAIRIKKPIKTKFRLPVFNWTALKPNQISGTVFSELDDEKILEDLDLDKFEDLFKTKAQGPALDLICSKNKTAQKAASKVTLLEANRAKNLAITLRKAGRSAEEICRAIHTYDLQTLPVDFVECLMRFLPTEAEVKLLRQYERERQPLEELAAEDRFMLLFSKVERLTQRMAGMAFLGNFQDNLQMLTPQLNAIIAASASVKSSQKLKQMLEIILALGNYMNSSKRGAVYGFKLQSLDLLLDTKSTDRKMTLLHFIALTVKEKYPDLANFWHELHFVEKAAAVSLENVLLDVKELGRGMELIRRECSMHDNSVLRSFLSTNEGKLDKLQRDAKTAEEAYNAVVRYFGESPKTTPPSVFFPVFVRFIRSYKEAEQENEARKKQEEVMREKQLAQEAKKLDAKTPSQRNKWQQQELIAELRRRQAKEHRPVYEGKDGTIEDIITGLHQPIVVRHQARSVAPPSGPPRAPGPH, via the exons AGCTCCATGAACCTGCCCCCTGACAAGGCCCGGCTCCTGCGGCAGTACGACAATGAGAAGAAGTGGGATCTGATCTGTGACCAG GAACGGTTCCAGGTGAAGAACCCCCCACATACTTATATCCAGAAACTCCAGAGCTTCTTGGACCCCAGTGTAACTCGGAAG AAGTTTAGGAGGAGAGTGCAGGAGTCCACCAAAGTACTGAGGGAGCTGGAGATCTCGCTTCGTACCAACCACATTGG GTGGGTGCGGGAGTTTTTGAATGATGAAAACAAAGGCCTGGATGTGCTGGTGGATTACCTGTCCTTTGCCCAATGTTCTGTCAT GTACAGCACTCTTCCTGGGCGCAGGGCCCTGAAGAACTCCCGCCTGGTGAGCCAGAAGGATGATGTCCATGTCTGCATCCTTTGTCTCAGAGCCATCATGAACTATCAG TACGGATTCAACCTGGTCATGTCCCACCCGCATGCTGTCAACGAGATTGCACTCAGTCTCAACAACAAGAATCCAAG GACCAAAGCCCTTGTCTTGGAGCTCCTAGCAGCCGTGTGTTTGGTGCGGGGAGGACACGAAATCATTCTTGCTGCCTTTGACAACTTCAAAGAG GTATGCAAGGAGCTGCACCGCTTTGAGAAGCTGATGGAGTACTTCCGGAATGAGGACAGCAACATCGACTTCATG GTGGCCTGCATGCAGTTTATCAACATTGTGGTGCACTCGGTGGAGGATATGAACTTCCGGGTCCACCTGCAGTATGAGTTTActaagctggggctggaggagttCCTGCAG AAGTCAAGGCACACAGAGAGCGAGAAGCTGCAGGTGCAGATCCAGGCGTACCTGGAGAATGTGTTTGACGTGGGGGGTTTGTTGGAGGATGCCGAGACCAAGAACGTGGCcctggagaaggtggaggagctggaggagcatGTGTCGCAC CTCACAGAGAAGCTTCTGGACCTAGAGAACGAGAACATGATGCGGGTGGCGGAGCTGGAGAAGCAGCTGCTGCAGCGGGAGAAGGAACTTGAGAGCATCAAg GAGACTTATGAGAACACGAGCCACCAGGTGCACACCCTGCGGCGGCTCattaaagagaaggaggaggcctTCCAGCGCCGGTGCCACTTGGAGCCCAATGCCCGGGACTTAGAGTCAGTGGGCAGCGAGGCCCTGGCCCGGGTGGGCCCTGCAGAGCTGAGCGTGGGCATGCCATCCTCTGACCTGGACCTCCtggctccagccccgccccctgaggAGGCCCTCCCTTtgccccctccacctgctcctcccttgccccctccacctccccctttaCCAG ACAAGTGTCCTCCCGCCCCACCTCTCCCTGGTGCTGCTCCCTCTGTGGTGCTGACAGTAGGCCTGTCAG CCATTCGCATCAAGAAGCCTATCAAGACCAAGTTCCGGCTGCCTGTCTTTAACTGGACCGCACTGAAACCCAACCAGATCAGTGGCACTGTCTTCAGCGAACTTGATGATGAGAAGATCTTGGAG GACCTGGACCTGGACAAGTTTGAAGACCTGTTCAAGACGAAAGCTCAGGGCCCTGCCCTTGACCTCATCTGCTCTAAGAACAAGACAGCACAAAAGGCTGCCAGCAAGGTGACCCTGTTGGAAGCCAATCGTGCCAAGAACCTGGCCATCACCCTACGCAAGGCTGGCCGCTCAGCTGAGGAGATCTGCAGGGCCATCCACAC GTACGACCTACAGACACTACCTGTGGACTTCGTGGAGTGCCTGATGCGCTTCCTGCCCACAGAGGCCGAAGTGAAGCTGCTGCGGCAATACGAACGGGAGCGGCAGCCCTTGGAGGAGCTGGCGGCTGAGGACCGCTTCATGCTGCTCTTCAGCAAGGTGGAGCGGCTGACCCAGCGAATGGCAGGCATGGCCTTCCTGGGCAACTTCCAGGACAACCTGCAGATGCTCACACCG CAACTCAATGCCATCATTGCGGCCTCTGCCTCTGTCAAGTCCTCACAGAAGCTGAAGCAGAtgttggag ATCATACTTGCACTAGGGAACTACATGAACAGCAGCAAGCGGGGCGCTGTGTACGGCTTCAAGCTCCAGAGCCTGGATCTG CTGCTGGACACCAAGTCCACTGACAGGAAGATGACATTGCTGCATTTCATCGCCTTGACGGTGAAGGAGAAATACCCAGACCTGGCCAACTTCTGGCACGAGCTGCACTTTGTGGAGAAGGCTGCAGCAG TGTCCCTGGAGAATGTGCTGCTAGATGTGAAGGAGCTGGGCCGGGGCATGGAGCTGATTCGGCGCGAGTGCAGTATGCATGACAACAGCGTCCTCCGGAGCTTCCTCAGCACCAATGAAGGCAAACTGGACAAGCTCCAGCGTGACGCCAAGACAGCGGAG GAGGCCTACAACGCAGTTGTGCGCTACTTCGGTGAGAGTCCCAAGACCACACCTCCTTCTGTATTCTTCCCAGTATTTGTCCGATTCATTCGTTCTTACAAG GAAGCAGAACAAGAGAATGAAGCCCGCAAGAAGCAGGAGGAGGTAATGCGGGAGAAGCAGCTGGCTCAGGAAGCCAAGAAACTGGATGCCAAG ACCCCATCCCAGCGGAACAAGTGGCAACAGCAGGAGCTAATTGCCGAGTtgaggcggcgccaggccaaggagCACAGGCCTGTGTACGAGGGGAAAGATGGTACCATTGAGGACATCATCACAG GTCTCCACCAGCCCATTGTCGTTCGCCACCAAGCCAGGAGTGTGGCCCCACCCAGTGGCCCACCTCGGGCGCCAGGCCCCCACTGA